The Actinomadura graeca nucleotide sequence GACCTTGCCGCTGTCCAGCAGGCAGCCGCCGTCGAAGTACGGCTTCGGGTTCTGCCAGATGTCGATGCGCTGGTTGACGTGCCCCATGAACGGCAGCAGCGTCGCGATGAACACGCCGATCGCCAGCAGGCCGATGCCGATCATCACCCAGGACACCCGCTGCGTGGCGATGTAGAGCATCGACACGAACAGGCCGAAGAACAGCAGCGCCGTCCCGAGGTCCTTCTGCATGAACAGCACGCCCAGGCAGAAGAACCAGATCACGAGGATCGGCCCCAGGTCGCGGGCGCGGGGCAGGCTGATCGGGCCGGCCTTCTTGCCGATCAGCGACATCGCCTGGCGCTTGTTGACCAGGTACCCGGCGAAGAACACGACGAGCAGCAGCTTGGCGAACTCGCCCGGCTGCACCGAGAACGGGCCGAGGCGGATCCACACGCGGGCGCCGTTGATCTCGGCGCCGATGCCGGGGACGATCGGCAGCAGCAGCAGGATGACCGCGCACAGGCCGATCAGGTACGTGTAGCGCTGCGCGGTCTTCGGGGTGAACGACAGCGGCGCGTCCGTCCTGTCGGTGTCCCGCATGATCAGGACGGCGGCCACGAACAGGCCGATGCCGACGAACGTCCACATGAGCTGGCCCGGCGCGTCCGCCGCGTCCGCGACCAGCTTCTTGCCCGCGGCGGCCGCGGCCTTCTTGTCCTCGCTGGTGTCCAGGTCGAGCCGGTAGATCATCGCCAGGCCGACGCCGTTCAGCGCGACCGCCAGCGGCAGCAGCAGCGGGTCGGCGTACGGCGCGAACTTCGCCTGGACGAAGTAGGCGGCGAACGCCAGCACCGCCAGCCCGCCGCCGTACACGAACAGGCCGCCGGGAATCTTGCCGTCCCGGGCCAGCCCGACCTCCGCGAACGCCGACAGCGTCAGCACCATCGCGAAGATCAGCAGCGCGAACGAGGCCGCGTTGCGCCGCTGGTACGGCAGATGCGCCCTGATCTGCGCCCCGAGTCCGCTCATCTGGGCTTACCCCCGTCCGAAGGACAATCCTTGATGGCCGGGTTGTTCGCCTTGCACTCGTCCCGCCTGGCGCGCAGCTCGTTCAGCTTGGCGTCCGCGGCCGCCTGGCCGGTGAACACCAGCGTGCCCTTGCCGACCGCGGTGGCGTCCGAGCCGGGAAGCTCGGCCATGGGGATGTCGCTGGGCGTGGGCTTGCCCTGCGGGCAGTCCTTCTGGCCCCTGCCCTTCGCGACGGCGACCTTGCCGCCGTCCTCGACGAGGACGTACTTGCAGACGCTGTTCTTCAGGTCGTTCAGCGCGGCGGGGCCTTTCACCGAGTAGGTGCCCCTCACCTGCTGCTGGAGGTTCTGCGGAAGGTCCGCGACCATGATCGGCGGGTTCGGCTGGTCCTTCGCGTCGGCCTTGCGGGACAGGCTGAGCAGCGGGAACTCGTCGGTCGTGCCCCGGTAGAGGACGACCTTGCCGCCCTCCTCGCCGATGTAGTAGCCGTTCCGGACGTTCTGCACCAGCAGGACGCCGCCCGCCGCCACGGCCACGACGACCACGCCCGCGACGACCACCAGCCACGTCCACCTGCGGGTGCCGCCGCGCCTCGCCCGCCCGGGGACGGGCTGCGGCATCGTCCCCCGCTGCGGCGGGCCCGCCATCGCCTCGCCCATCGGCGCGGGCGCCGGGGGCGGCATCTCGTCGACCGCGACCGGCGGCTGCGGCATCGTGTCGCGCAGCTGCGCCGCCCGCCCCGCGGGGGTGTCCGCCGGGCCGCCTCCCGGGCCACCGCCCGGCGACTCCGGCGGCGAGGCGTTCGCCGCCGCGCCCACCGCGTGCCCGGGCCCGCCCGTCGGCGGCTGCTGCCCGAGGTCGACGACGTCCGCGACCACGCAGGTGATGTTGTCCGGGCCGCCGCCGCGGTTCGCCAGGTCGATGAGCTGGCGGACGGCCTGCTCCGGGTCCGCCACGTCCGTGAGCACCTGGAAGATCGTCTCCGCCGTGACGACGCCCGACAGGCCGTCCGAGCACAGCAGGTAGCGGTCGCCGACCTTCGCCTCCCGCAGCGACAGGTCCGGGTCGACCTCGCCGCGGCCGTCGAGCGCCCGCAGCAGCAGGGAACGCTGCGGGTGCGAGGCCGCCTCGTCCGGGCTGATGCGGCCCTCGTCGACGAGGGACTGCACGAGCGTGTGGTCGTGCGTGATCTGGAACAGGCTGCCGTCCCGCAGCAGGTACGCGCGGGAGTCCCCGATGTGCACCAGCGCGACCTGGTTGCCCGCCCACAGCATCGCGGTCAGCGTCGTCCCCATGCCCTGGAGGGCGGGGTCGGACTCGACGATGCGGTGCAGGTTGTCGTTCGCCGTCTTGACGGTGTGCTCCAGCGCGGCCAGCAGCTCCGTCGCGGGCAGGTCCTTGTCCAGCTTCCGCAGCGCCTCTATCGCGGCGGCGCTCGCGATCTCGCCGCCGACGTGCCCGCCCATCCCGTCGGCCACCGCGAGCAGGTGCGCGCCCGCGTACGCCGAGTCCTCGTTGCCCTCGCGCAGCATGCCGACGTCGGAGCGCGCGGCGTAGCGGATTCCCAGTGTCATTTGCGCAGCTCGATCACGGTCTTGCCGATACGGACCGGGACCCCGGGGGGCACCGGCATCGGCCGGCTCACCTTCGTGCGTCCCAGATATGTCCCATTGGTCGAGCCGAGATCTTCCACGATCCACTGACCGTCCTGCGCATAAAGTCGGGCATGCCGGCTCGAAGCGTAGTCGTCGGTCACCACGAGCGTGGCGTCATTGGCCCGACCGATGGTGATGGGCACCCCTGTCAGATCGATGACGGTGCCCGCCCGTTCGCCCTGGACGACCACCAGTTTCGTCGGGGCGCCGTGCTGGGCGCTGCGCTGCGGCGCACGCTGCGCCTTGGGCTGTTTGGCGGCCTTCGCGGGCCGCTGCGGCTGGGCGGACCGTGTCGCCGCCTTGGAGGCCGCCTTGGATCCGAACAGGTCGGCCCTGATCACGCCGACGGCCGCGATGACGAAGAGCCAGAGCACCGCGAGGAACGCCAGCTTGATCAGCGTGAGGGTGAAAGGGGACATCGGAGTCGGGGTTACTCCCTATCGCGGCGGAACACAAGGGTGGTGCGGCCCATCGTGACCCGGGAGCCGTCGACCA carries:
- a CDS encoding FtsW/RodA/SpoVE family cell cycle protein, whose protein sequence is MSGLGAQIRAHLPYQRRNAASFALLIFAMVLTLSAFAEVGLARDGKIPGGLFVYGGGLAVLAFAAYFVQAKFAPYADPLLLPLAVALNGVGLAMIYRLDLDTSEDKKAAAAAGKKLVADAADAPGQLMWTFVGIGLFVAAVLIMRDTDRTDAPLSFTPKTAQRYTYLIGLCAVILLLLPIVPGIGAEINGARVWIRLGPFSVQPGEFAKLLLVVFFAGYLVNKRQAMSLIGKKAGPISLPRARDLGPILVIWFFCLGVLFMQKDLGTALLFFGLFVSMLYIATQRVSWVMIGIGLLAIGVFIATLLPFMGHVNQRIDIWQNPKPYFDGGCLLDSGKVVPVNPDTDIFKKYKAQGSISPGFSACAELGGEYSDSAQLMKGLFALGQGGVLGTGLGQGEPWRTPLSFSDFIFDSLGEELGLTGLMVLLLVYALIVQRGMKTAVAARDPFLKLFAGGVSFVLGLQVFVIVGGVTRLIPLTGLTTPFLSQGGSSLMANWILIAILVRMSHDARKPAPQAIQDEGMTQIVSTR
- a CDS encoding Stp1/IreP family PP2C-type Ser/Thr phosphatase, whose translation is MTLGIRYAARSDVGMLREGNEDSAYAGAHLLAVADGMGGHVGGEIASAAAIEALRKLDKDLPATELLAALEHTVKTANDNLHRIVESDPALQGMGTTLTAMLWAGNQVALVHIGDSRAYLLRDGSLFQITHDHTLVQSLVDEGRISPDEAASHPQRSLLLRALDGRGEVDPDLSLREAKVGDRYLLCSDGLSGVVTAETIFQVLTDVADPEQAVRQLIDLANRGGGPDNITCVVADVVDLGQQPPTGGPGHAVGAAANASPPESPGGGPGGGPADTPAGRAAQLRDTMPQPPVAVDEMPPPAPAPMGEAMAGPPQRGTMPQPVPGRARRGGTRRWTWLVVVAGVVVVAVAAGGVLLVQNVRNGYYIGEEGGKVVLYRGTTDEFPLLSLSRKADAKDQPNPPIMVADLPQNLQQQVRGTYSVKGPAALNDLKNSVCKYVLVEDGGKVAVAKGRGQKDCPQGKPTPSDIPMAELPGSDATAVGKGTLVFTGQAAADAKLNELRARRDECKANNPAIKDCPSDGGKPR
- a CDS encoding FHA domain-containing protein FhaB/FipA, with protein sequence MSPFTLTLIKLAFLAVLWLFVIAAVGVIRADLFGSKAASKAATRSAQPQRPAKAAKQPKAQRAPQRSAQHGAPTKLVVVQGERAGTVIDLTGVPITIGRANDATLVVTDDYASSRHARLYAQDGQWIVEDLGSTNGTYLGRTKVSRPMPVPPGVPVRIGKTVIELRK